Sequence from the Chelonoidis abingdonii isolate Lonesome George chromosome 1, CheloAbing_2.0, whole genome shotgun sequence genome:
tgcCTTTTGTGAACTACTTATTTGTAGGTATTTCAGCCACAGCCTTCAGATCATGAAAAATATGGAGGTGATCCTGAGCAGCCTCACAAACTGCATCTTGTCACTAGAATCAAAAGTGGAATAGGTCGTCCATACTGGGAAAAGAAGATAATACATGATCTTGGACTGGATAAAGTATACTTTCTAAATTACTTTATTTCATGTTTATCATGCACATCAGTAAAGTAATTAGCCAAGAAatttagggcaaaattctccttAGATCTTCACCACAGTACGCTGCTTTGATATTTTTTGTCCTGTGAGACCCTGactctgcaaacatttatgcatgtccTTAACTGTACTACAGTGAGAAATCAAAAGGACTACTCACAATAGCAGAGTTGAGCAAATAGGTAGGTATTTTCATGATTGGAGCCTAGATGTATGGCTCTCCCATGGATATTAATAAGAAATATACATTTGTAAGGAAAGCAGAACCACCAGCATTGAGACTGCTGTGCATAGCATAGAAGAACTTTGCCCGCTACCCTTTAGTAAAgctatatatatgtatttttgaCTGCTCATTAGTTCACTCTTATTTATTAGGTCATGTTAGTCAGTGCTTGTGAGTATTTGGACAGTCTGGGTgtattaatgaagatgttagaGAATCCCAGaagtttaataaattttagcacacttattctcagtaagtgtgaATTTCCCAAAGTAATTTAGTTTTATGTACATGTGTTCTTCTTTTATTGATATGTGAATACATCAATTTCCAGAGACATAAAGTGCCTTTTCAAAGTGAGTTTGTAACATTTATTCTGCATTTTTTATAGGCAAATCTGCCCAGAGTGCACAAAAATATCCCATCTGTGAATGGAAAACTGAAAGTCATAAAGCATCTAATAAGGTTTGTTAACTCTTCCTTTAACCAGCAACAATTAAAATAACTTGTTAGCATAGTCCATGTTTTAAACAAATTCTCTTGTCTGTAGAATACAGCCCCTCAAACTACCTCATGGAATTCCAACAGAAGAGGAAATGTCAGATACCTTACTTAAGAGCACAGGAGAATTAATAATTCGGCGGCATCTGAAACCCGTGGAACAAAAAGCAATTAAGTCATAGTATGCACTGACTATTCttacttttacaaaataaattaactgaTAAATTGGGAGTTGTGTGtattaataaatgtttaaaatggaaCCCAGCTTGTCCATGAGTAGCACAGCTTACTGTCTCACGGTAAAAGTTTTGAGATAAGACCTTGAACCAACTGCTTCCCATAACACATGTGAACGTTTCCCAAAAAGCATTTTGCCAGAAGGCAGCAAATGGCACACTGGGATGCCTACCCACCATGTACAGCACTTTGCATCAAAAAAAGAGCTCCTGGAAAATATGTGCAGCGCAGACACAAGCAGCCAAATATGCAGTGCATGAGTGATATACAAACTTCAGCAGCTGTATGCTAACATAacttgtgtagacatggcctgaatgTGGGATACAGGGAGGCATCTATCTGTGCTTGCAATCTACAGCTGGGAGTGCTGTTTCTGGAGTCAGGCACCTTAGATGCCTAAGCTGTTGCTTGAGAGAACAGAAGTTAAGCACCTGCCTGACTCCCACaaaggggtgggaggtgggggtgttAGAGGAGGAGATGGCAGGTGCCATACTTTGTCCTAgtgtcagagccctcacccagaATGTGGGAAACTGGTTCAGTTCCCCACTCCGCCTGAcaaagagaagagatttgaacaggaTTCCAACCTcaggtgagtgttctaaccaTTGAACTATAGtttcatttgctctctggtcCCATTAATATTTAATAACACATAGAATGACCACAACAAGAGACTCGCATCAGAATATGTCCTGGTGGTTAGGGTGCTCACTTGAAAGGTGGGAAACTCCTGTCAAATCCCTCTTCTTCATGAGGCAGAGGTCAGAATTGAACTGGGGATTCCCTCAGCCCagctgagtaccctaaccactgggatgAAGGTTAACGGGAGTTGCCCTCCTGTTTTGTGTAGAGTAAGTCATGCTTAGAAAATGCCTACCTGATCAGGCCCTGATGTTGTTCCCGCATCTGTCTTCTGATTTGAGGATCGCACTGGGGCTTAGAGAGGAGATAGGCATCAGTATGCAGGCCCAGAGGGAAAAATGAGGTCCCTAGGGAACTTTTCAGGTGAAAATTTACTCagtgagtgagtttaggcacctacagagttagttggcagctcagtgggggttttgtggattgcagtggtacCCACAtttgggatttaggcacctaaattcctttgtggagCTGAGCAACCATCCCTTCTCAAGATGAATTATTGGGCTGGAGTCATTTCACCATGTCCATTGTAGATTGTTTTTGGGTGCAGCTGGAAGCCACTCTCTACAATAAAAGTTGAGTTAAAAGAGCAATAAGCCAATTTAGATAAACCCAAATTTTGTTTAAACAGGGCTTTCTCAAGATACCTGAAAAATGACTGGCTACATAGGGGAACACAAACTTATATTTACCTTTAAGAAGAAATGAAAGTCCTGGAAGTTCCATTTCTGTGCTCCTTTTTGGGTACACCTACTACTACCAGACTGTCTGGAAGTTAGATCCCATGGTGTTTGCAGCCTTTGATAAAGTTCTACTATTAAACTATGTGGATTCTTTAACTGAACACAGAGCAGGTAAAGAAGAATAATGTTGACTACACAAGAGGTGCTTTAGTGCAAAGCTCTCAGAGAGCTGTTCTGAACATTTTTCAACTTAACCCCCCAAACCATACATTCTTGCCTTtgaccccacccccaaaccaCCAACTTTTCTCTACTATGACTCCACTACATAACCCAGAGTCTCTTGGGCTGTTTCAGCCAAAACATCCCAAAAAGCATAGATAACCTGGTAATGGTTTTTAAAGTTGTGTGCCTGCTTTAAACAAAAAGGGACACATATTCAATGCTTATAAATTTGATGTCATTTACTAAATTACTGAAAATTATGTATTGATCATtctacaagtgtgtgtgtgtatgtatatatcagTAAACATTTACTGCAACAGTTTTGCATTTGGTAGGTTCTAATAATTTGGTTATTAGAGTTAAGACTTCCAATTTTAATAACCTAATATAATTAACCTAATCTAGTATAATTAAtatgtattttttcatttttagaaattATTTCTAACCTAAACTAAAAGCCTCTTGGAGTTCTTAACTTATTTTTCTATTTCCAAGATTTATATAGGAAAAGtagtattttttaaatcactttgaccACACTATTTTTAGAAACTCTTCTCTATACAAGTGCTAGTTTCCAGATCCCTTTCTCTCCAAAAACTGAGCTCTTGCAATAACATCATTGCTGTAGTCATTATTTGTTGTGCCAATATCCATTCTGTCATCACTCTGGACATTTTTAGGTCCTCCATTACATGCAAAAATTGCACcgaaatgaaaaaaatagataTACTTgagttttatttcttaaaaaagaaacaagtttctCTTAAGCCCCTGCAACACAAATGCACCTCAgaactgcagacttaactgaaagcaacttacagaagtgttcctgtctttaacactcagatgcccaactcccaatggggtctaaaccccaaataaatccattttaccctgtataaagcttatagagggtaaactaataaattgtttgccccctagtacactgatagagagatgcacagctgtttacccccctcccccaggtattaatacatactccaggttaattaataagtaaaaagtgattttattaaatacagaaagtaagatttaagtggttccaagtagtaacagacagaacaaagtgaattacccagtacaataaaatagaacatgcaagtctatatctaagaaaactgaatacagataaaacctcaccagttccagtaagcttccttttacacgCTAGTttcctgctagtctgggtccagcaatcactcacaccccctatagttactgtcctttgttccagtttctttcaggtttCTTGGAGTTGGAGAGGCTATCCCTTTagccagctgaaaaccaaatgGAGGGATCTCTCAGGGATTTAAATAGACTTCTCTTGTGgctggagaccccctcctctttcctatgcaaagtccagctccaagatggagttttggagtcacgtGGGCacgtcacatgtccatgcatgactcagtttttaccagccaagacacattcctgggaaagctcagatgtggattggcatcttcaagttcgttgttggcttaagtggttcttgactgggcacttaatctgcacttttctcaagaagctgaccataTGCTCTACTAGGCTagttagaaatcaagcaagtacacagccaatattcctaacttcaaatacaaaaatgatatatgcacacaaataggaggaatgttttcagtagatcataacctttacacagatatgttacatggcatatgtagcacaaaacatattctagttatgtccagggccggcgctaccatttaggctacctaggcaatggcctagggcgccagagtttttggagggtggcattttgcggggggggcggcacgcaggtccgggggacctaccgcagtcacgCCGGCGGACTGTGCgttggtctaaaggctccggcggacctactgcagtcatgcctgtggcaggtccactggagcctttagaccagtggacTGCCCAccagcacgactgcggcagctccaccggagctgcaggggggcgGCGAAAcagccgtctgcctagggcgtcagaaaccctggcgccactcctggttatgtcatatatacattcttaagcatattccataaagccttatggggcaCACCATCACAAAGGCTTCCCTGTTTCTTCTAGTGCATATTTATACATTCTAAACTTTGTCCCTCTCTTTTCTCATGGCATTATAGTTTGATAGCAGCAAAATAAGTTCACTCACCTGGATCAGctttttcagattttaaatatgAAGAGCACATAGTGACATAACTTTCAAAGATCACATTTTATAAATATCTCCAGTTTTGCCATTACCTCCACACCAAAAACAGCCAAGAAAACATAACAGCAACCCACATACTGAGAAATCCATACCCaattgtacctattgggttcccgggaagtgggcgggcataCCCAAGTGTATCTATTGGGTGTCCGGGAAGGGGGCGGGCATACCCaagtgtacctattgggttcccgggaagtgggcgggcataCCCAAGTGTACCTATTGGGtgtccgggaagtgggcgggcataCCCAAGTGTATCTATTGGGTGTCCGGGAAGGGGGCGGGCATACCCaagtgtacctattgggttcccgggaagtgggcgggcataCCCAAGTGTACCTATTGGGtgtccgggaagtgggcgggcataCCCAAGTGTATCTATTGGGtgtccgggaagtgggcgggcataCCCAAGTGTATCTATTGGGTGTCCGGGAAGTGGGTGGGCATACCcaagtgtagcagggtggttacctgctcctgccctttgaggcttaaaacagcccaggagagggttATGGCTAGGGCTGGGAGGGCTTAAAAGCTGCAgttctaaaagctgggctgattggggaagcagccgcagctgggccacgccccaatcagagcccagctggccctataaagagtCTATGAGCCAACAGCCCAGATGATCTTCCTCTGCTTGTAGAAGGAGAAGGGTTTGGCTGCAGGCAGTAAGACACAGAGTACCTGAGTGaagtggggctggggagctccagcctggaatgCCCAGGCTGtagcctagcattgggctaacaggtactgggggttgcagagggcagcccaggggtaggcaaaggcagtaGGTCCAAACCcatccttgccagtgatgagtaggttgatattgcagtctgccccagggcatgggggctagacaatgactggcagtagccatatactgagacAGGGTGGGGATAGATGGTGGGGGGGTCCCTAGGAGGGGAGACTGTAAGACTgaagggttactgccaggggtagggcactgggtccagggagggacatgggggaccaggcagatcactggcctgcagagggtgctccagagctggaatgagctaattcctggaagtcaccagcaggaggtgccgcaggggtgagtccattCATCTACACCAAGATTGAAAACTAGCTTAAAAGACACAGAAAAGCAGGAAGGTCTCAAAGACAGATTGCAATTGTCTGTGCAGCTCTGAAAGGGAACAATAATGACCTTGTTGATGCCTTTTGTACTATTTCAATAGGGATTTCAATCTTGTTTACTTATTGAATAAGTAACACCTGAACACATAGGAGTAGTAGTGGGCATCCTTCAGTCTCAAGAGACCATGGGTATGTGCCCCTGAGAAATAAAGAATTTACTCAATTGGTTTTATGGAAGCTGTGGCTGAAAAGACCTACTCaagagagacaatctctgccaCATCTGTCACATTTAGAGGTGATGTTTCAACCCTTTGGGCTCTGACTTCTGCGAGCTCTTTTCTTCTCCTAAGCTGGACTGTTTCCTCTCATAACTCCAGAGACTTTTATAGAgctcttgtttccaaaggctgCAGGCCTGTGTATGATCTTCCCTGTTGTCCACATCCATATCCATTTTTTTGAGGTCTCGCTTGTATA
This genomic interval carries:
- the MRPL30 gene encoding large ribosomal subunit protein uL30m, translated to MAAVVLGCVAKRHPAVWRTVAKSSVDSLTWTAWIRHKFTKSRIPASVFQPQPSDHEKYGGDPEQPHKLHLVTRIKSGIGRPYWEKKIIHDLGLDKANLPRVHKNIPSVNGKLKVIKHLIRIQPLKLPHGIPTEEEMSDTLLKSTGELIIRRHLKPVEQKAIKS